The nucleotide sequence GACCTGGAGCAGGCGCAAGCCCATCGCGACATGCTGGCCAGCGCCGAGGGCCTGGCGGCCAAGTTGCGTCGCGTCTTCCAGCGCGCGGCGGACCTGCCGCCGCCCGAGGATCCCGAGCTCGCACTGTATGGCGGCTTCCTGCCCGATGCGGACAAGCGCCTGCTGACCGAGGTGCGCGGCACGCCGCCCGCAGCACTCGGACAGCGCGCTTTTCCCTTCCGCGACCCTCGTTACGCGGAACTGCTGTTCCGCTATCGCGCACGCAACTGGCCCGATACCTTGAGCGATGAAGAACAGGCGCGCTGGCTGGCGTTTCGCCGCGATCGCCTGCTGAAATCCACGCCGCTGACCAACCTCACCCTGGACGAATACTTCGCTCGCATCGACGCCTTGCGCACCGACCCGGCCCATCACGGCAAGCTGCAGCTGCTCGACCAGCTGCAGCTGTGGGGCGAGCAGCTTGCCGACGACGTCGCCATCCTCACCACTTGATCATCCACCATGCCGACCGCCTACTTCACGCCCGCCACGTTCCGCTTCCTGCGCTCGCTGGAGCGCAACAACAACCGCGAATGGTTCCAGGCCCATAAGGACAACTACGAGCGCGACGTGCGCGAGCCGTTCCTTGCGCTCATTACCGACCTGCAGGCGCCGCTGAAGAAGATCAGTGCGCACTATCGGGCCGATCCACGCAAGAACGGCGGTTCGTTGTTCCGCATCTATCGCGATACGCGATTCTCCAACGACAAGCAGCCGTACAAGCCGTGGCAAGGCGCGCGTTTCTTTCACGAGCGGCGCAACGAGGTGCATGCACCGTCGTTCTACATGCATCTGCAACCCGGCGACAGCTTCGCGGGTGGCGGCATGTGGCATCCGGAGTCCGATGCACTCAAGCGCATCCGCGAATTCCTCGCCGACAATCCGGAAGCCTGGAAGCGTGCCACGCGGAGCAAGACGTTCCGTGATCACTTCGAGTTCTGGGGCGAGTCGCTGAGCCGACCGCCGCGAGGATTCGATCTGAACCACGAGCTGATCGACGACATCAAGCGCAAGGATTTTGCGTGCGGTGAAGGCTTCGACGAGAAGCTGGCGTGCTCGTCGGAACTGTTGCCGTGGCTGGTGGAGACCTACAAGCGCGTGGCGCCGATGATTGATTACCTGTGTGCGTCGCAGGAGCTGGATTTTTAAGGCGGACGTGCCGACAGCTGCATGCGTGAATCCTTCTCCCTCTGGGAGAAGGTGGCGGCAGCCGGATGAGGGTTCGGCCGGAGCGAATCATGAAAGCTTGCGCAAGCCCCGCACCCTCTCCCCAACCCCTCTCTCGATGGGAGAGGGGCTAAGAGACGAGCCACGCACAGAGGGATTGGTCTCCGCGCCAGATCCAAGTGAATCCTTCTCCCTTCGGCGACCCGAAGGCAGTCCCCGTGGAAGAGAAGGCTGCGTCAGCCGGATGAGGGTTCGGCCGAAGCGAATGATGAAAGCTTGCGCAAGCCCCGCACCCTCTCCCCAACCCCTCTCTCGATGGGAGAGGGGCTAAGAGACGAGCCACGCACAGAGGGATTGGTCTCCGCGCCAGATCCAAGTGAATCCTTCTCCCTTCGGCGACCCGAAGGCAGTCCCCGTGGAAGAGAAGGCTGCGTCAGCCGGATGAGGGTTCGGCCGAAGCGAATGATGAAAGCTTGCGCAAGCCCCCCACCCTCTCCCCAACCCCTCTCCCGAGGGGAGAGGGGCTAAGAGACGAGCCGGACTAAGACGCAGCCTCGTCGGCCAGCTTCAGGCCAGGGCGCTGCTTGGCCAATTTGCGCAGCAGCAACGCGAAGTTCTGCAGGTCTGCATGCCAAGGTGACGCCTCTCGCCAATACAGGGCGATCTCACGCCCCGGCTGTTGTCCCTTCAGCTTGGCAAGCACCACATTGGGCATTGACGCCAGGCGGTCATGTGCGAGGGCCGGCACCAGCGCGTAGCCACCGCGCAGCTCGACCAGTGCGGCGAGGCTTTCCAGGCTGACGTCCTGCACGTGGCCACCGCCGAGGATGTCCTCGCAGTGGCTCTCGGTCATCAGCGTGGCGTCGCCTGCTTCCAACTGATCGAGCGACACGCTGCGCTTGCCGGCAAGTGCATGGTCGGCGCGGAACATCACTTCCCACGGCTCGAAGAACAACGGCCGCATCGCCACGCCGCTGACCGGCGTCACGCGAGGCGCCAGCACGGCATCGAGTTCGCCTTCGTTGAGGCGACGCAGCAGTCCACGCGGCTTGCCTTCGGAAAGGCTGAGGCGCGTGCCCGGAAAATGCTGGGGAAATGGAGCAATCAGATGTGGCAGAAGATACGGGCCGAGCGATGCGGGCACGCCGAGCCGCAGTTCGCCGCCAAAGGCCACTTCGCCCGCACGCGCCACCTGCTGCAGATGTTCGGCAGCGGCGAGTACCGCATCGATCTGCTCCAACAGCCGTTGACCGCCAGCCGTGGGAACCACGCGGCGACCGCCACGCTCGAACAACGGCGCGCCCAATGCCTGCTCCACCTTCTGTACCTGGTGCGAGAGACCGGAGGGACTGATATGCATCGCCCGCGCCGCGCTGTTGAAACTGCCGTGGCGATGGACAGCCTGCACCAGCATGAGGTCGCGCAACGAAACTACCGAGAGATGACTGGAGATCATGCGCCGCCTGCAAGTCGTGGGACGGGCGAAAGCATAAACGACCGAGCGCAGCGCGGGTTGGTTTACCTGTAGGAGCGCACCCAGTGCGCGAAAAGCCTACGGAGCGGTGAAACCGACGCGCCGCGGTCGCCCACTGGGTGGGCTCCTACAAAAAAGCAGGCAACGCTCATTCGAACGAAGTCTCCCCTGTAGGAGCGCACCCAGTGCGCGAAAAGCCTACGGAGCAGTGAAGCCGACGCGCCGCGGTCGCCCACTGGGTGGGCTCCTACAAAAAAGCAGGCAACGCTCATTCGAACGAAGTCTCCCTGTAGGAGCGCACCCAGTGCGCGAAAAGCCTACGGAGCAGTGAAGCCGACGCGCCGCGGTCGCCCACTGGGTGGGCTCCTACAAAAAAGCAGGCAACGCTCATTCGAACGATGTCTCCCTGTAGGAGCGCGCCCAGTGCGCGAAAAACCTACGGAGCGGTGACGCCGACGCGCCGCGGTCGCCCACTGGGTGGGCTCCTACAGGTCGCAATTACACAATCTCCCGATCGTCCGCTGCAGAAGCGATCCCTGCAGCAAAAAAGAAGGGCGGCTTGCGCCGCCCTTCCCTGCTTCTTTCAACAGTCCAACCAGCTTACGCCGTGACCGTATCGGCCACGACCTGATAGTCGGCGATCTGGTTGAAGTTCATGTACTTGTAGATCTTGTCGCCGTTCGCGTTGATCACGCCGATGTCCGCCATGTATTCCTGCTTGGTCGGGATGCGGCCCAGGCGCGAGCAGATCGCGGCCAGCTCGGCCGAACCCAGGTACACGTTGGAGTTCTTGCCCAGGCGGTTCGGGAAGTTGCGGGTGGAGGTCGACATGACCGTCGCGCCTTCGCGCACCTGCGCCTGGTTACCCATGCACAGCGAGCAGCCCGGCATTTCGGTACGCGCGCCGGCCGTGCCGAACACGCCGTAGTGGCCTTCCTCGGTCAGCTGCTTCTGGTCCATCTTGGTCGGCGGGGCGACCCACAGCTTGACGGGAATGTCGCGCTTGCCTTCGAGCAGCTTCGACGCCGCACGGAAGTGACCGATGTTGGTCATGCACGAGCCGATGAACACTTCGTCGATCTTCGCGCCGGCGACGTCGGACAGCGTCTTCACGTCGTCCGGATCGTTCGGGCAGGCCACGATCGGCTCGTGCACGTCGGCCAGGTCGATTTCGATGACGGCGGCGTATTCGGCGTCGGCATCGCGCTCCAGCAGCTGCGGGTTGGCGAGCCAGGCTTCCATCGCCTTGATGCGGCGCTGCAGGCTGCGCGGATCCTGGTAGCCCTGCGCGATCATCCACTTCAGCAGCGTGATGTTGCTGTTCAGGTACTCGATGATCGGTTCCTTGTTCAGGTGCACCGTGCAACCGGCGGCCGAGCGCTCCGCCGAGGCGTCGGAGAGCTCGAACGCCTGCTCCACCTTCAGGTCCGGCAGGCCTTCGATCTCGAGGATGCGGCCCGAGAAGATGTTCTTCTTGCCCTGCTTGGCGACCGTCAGCATGCCCTGCTTGATCGCGTACAGCGGAATCGCGTTGACCAGGTCGCGCAGCGTCACGCCCGGCTGCATCTTGCCCTTGAAGCGCACCAGCACCGATTCCGGCATGTCCAGCGGCATCACGCCGGTGGCGGCCGCGAAGGCCACCAGGCCCGAGCCGGCCGGGAAGCTGATGCCGATCGGGAAGCGCGTGTGCGAGTCGCCGCCGGTGCCGACGGTGTCGGGCAGCAGCATGCGGTTCAGCCACGAGTGGATCACGCCGTCGCCCGGGCGCAGCGAGATGCCGCCGCGGGTGCTGATGAAGTTCGGCAGCGTCTGGTGCGTCTTCACGTCCACCGGCTTCGGATACGCGGCCGTGTGGCAGAACGACTGCATCACGAGGTCGGCCGAGAAGCCGAGGCACGCCAGGTCCTTCAGTTCGTCGCGGGTCATCGGGCCGGTGGTGTCCTGCGAGCCGACCGAGGTCATCTTCGGTTCGCAGTACGTGCCCGGGCGCACGCCCTGGCCTTCCGGCAGACCGCATGCGCGGCCGACCATCTTCTGCGCGAGCGTGAAGCCCTTGCCGCTGTCGGCCGGCTGCTGCGGCAGACGGAACAGCGTCGACGGCGGCAGGCCCAGCGCTTCGCGCGCCTTGGCGGTGAGGCCGCGGCCGATGATCAGCGGAATGCGGCCGCCGGCGCGCACTTCGTCGAACAGCACGTCGGACTTGACCTGGAATTCGGCGATCACTTCGCCGTTCTTCAGCGCCTTGCCTTCGTACGGACGCAGTTCGACCACGTCGCCCATTTCCATCCTGGACACGTCGAGTTCGATCGGCAGCGCGCCGGCGTCTTCCATCGTGTTGTAGAAGATCGGGGCGATCTTGCCGCCGAGGCACACGCCGCCGAAGCGCTTGTTCGGGATGAAGGGGATGTCTTCGCCGGTGAACCACAGCACGGAGTTGGTGGCGGACTTGCGGCTGGAACCGGTACCGACCACGTCGCCCACGTAGGCCACGAGATGGCCCTGCTTGGCGCGATCCTCGATGAACTTGACCGGGCCGCGCTTGCCGTCTTCTTCCGGCTGGAACGGCGCGCCGTCGCGCTTGTTCTTCAGCATGGCGAGCGCGTGCAGCGGGATGTCCGGGCGCGTGGTGGCATCCGGCGCCGGCGACAGATCGTCGGTGTTGGTTTCGCCCGGCACCTTGAACACGGTGATGGTCAGGCTTTCCGGCACTTCCGGACGGCTCGTGAACCATTCGGCGTCGGCCCAGCTCTGCAGCACGGCCTTGGCGTTGGCGTTGCCCTTGTCGGCCAGTTCCTTGACGTCATGGAACGCGTCGAACATCAGCAGCGTGTGCTTGAGCGCATTGGCGGCGACGGTGCCGACCTGTGCGTCGTCGAGCAGCTCGATCAGCGGATGGATGTTGTAGCCACCCAGCATGGTGCCAAGCAGTTCGGTGGCCTTCTCGCGCGAGATCAGCGCGCTCTTCTCGGTGCCGAACGCCACGGCCGCCAGGTACGAAGCCTTGACCTTGGCCGCGTCGTCCACGCCCGCCGGCACGCGGTTGGTGATCAGGTCGACCAGGAAGGCTTCCTCGCCCGCGGGCGGGTTCTTCAGCAGCTCGATCAGGTCGGCGGTCTGCTGGGCCGATAGCGGCAGCGGCGGGATACCCAGCGCGGCGCGCTCGGCAACGTGTTGGCGGTAGGCGGTAAGCATGTGGTCTCGTCCGGTGAACAACGTAAGGGGCAGCGAGCAGCGGCTTGCGCCACTGCGGCGGAGATCGCCCAAGGGAAGCTCCGCGTGGCCGCTACCGGCGCTCGACAAGGCGCAAACCTTGTCGCCAAGCCGTTTTTGGCGGCATGACAGCCGCTTATTTTGCCAGCCGCGGCACGAGCGCCGCAACGCAAGACAACGCTTCCGCCAGCGTTCGAAATCTTGCAATGCGAACGGGGCGCAATCCCCGATCGGGTCTCTTGCACCACCCCGGTTTTGGCCCAAACTGGTTGGTGTACTCGGTTCGGGAGAATTCGTGCCTTTCCATCCGACAGGCGTCATTCCGGCGAAGGCCGTAACCCGGTGGCATCGCAGGCCGGCTTTCGCAACGCCATCCACGGTCGTTGCTGGATGACCAGCCTGCGGCTGTTGTAGAGCGCCTCCGGCCTTCGCCGGAATGACGGCCATGAAGAACGAGGCCAACCTTGCATTCCCCTCACGTTCCGTGCCGTAGGATCAACTAGCTGCGCCACGCGCGTTCTCCAGATTCAAGCAACAGGAGTTAGCCCATGCTGGATTCATTCGCCACCCGCGACACCCTCACCGTCAACGGCAGCCCTTACCAGATCGCCAGCCTCGCCAAGCTCGGCCAGCGATTCGATCTCAAGACCCTCCCCTTCTCGCTGAAGATCCTGCTGGAAAACCTGTTGCGTCACGAGGACGGCCTCAACGTCACCGCCAAGGAAATCGAGGCCGTGGCCAACTGGGACGCCAAGGCCGAACCCGACACCGAAATCGCTTTCATGCCTGCGCGCGTGGTGCTGCAGGATTTCACCGGCGTGCCTTGCGTGGTGGACCTTGCCGCGATGCGCGACGCCGTGGTGAAACTGGGCGGCGATGCCAAGCAGATCAATCCGCTGGCGCCGGCCGAACTGGTGATCGATCACTCCGTGCAGGTCGACGCGTACGGTTCGGAATCGGCGCTGGAGAAAAACGTCGAGATCGAATTCCATCGCAACCAGGAGCGCTACTCGTTCCTCCGCTGGGGACAGAAGGCGTTCGACAATTTCAAGGTGGTGCCGCCGCGCACCGGCATCGTGCATCAGGTGAACCTGGAGCATCTGGCCCGCGTGGTGTTCACCGCGAACAAGGACGGCCAGCAGTGGGCCTATCCGGACACGGTGTTCGGCACCGACTCGCACACCACCATGATCAACGGCATTGGCGTGCTGGGCTGGGGCGTGGGCGGCATCGAGGCCGAGGCGGCCATGCTGGGGCAGCCGTCGTCCATGCTGATTCCGCAGGTGGTGGGCTTCAAGCTCACCGGCAAGTTGTCCGAAGGCGTCACCGCCACCGACCTCGTGCTCACCGTCACGCAGATGCTGCGCAAGCTCGGTGTGGTGGGCAAGTTCGTGGAGTTCTTCGGCAGTGGCCTGAAGCACCTGGCGCTGGCCGATCGCGCCACCATCGGCAACATGGCCCCGGAATACGGCGCCACCTGCGGCATCTTCCCGATCGACCAGGAAGCGCTGAACTACCTGCGCCTGTCCGGCCGCAACGAGGAACAGATCAAGCTGGTCGAAGCCTATGCCAAGGCCCAGGGCATGTGGCATGACGAAAACGCCGTGGAACCGCGCTTCACGACCACGCTGGAACTTGACCTCGCCGACGTGAAGCCGTCGCTGGCCGGCCCGAAGCGGCCGCAGGATCGCGTACTGCTGGAAGGTGTGCAGAAGAGCTTCCAGGATGCCGTCGGCCCGCTTACCGCCAACCGTCGCCCGCGCAATACGGAAACAGCGAATTTCATCGCTGAAGGCGGCTCGGCCGCGATCGGCAATCCGGCCAACGACATCACCGACAGCGGCGTGCGCGTGGAGAAGGATGGCGAATCCTTCAAGCTCGGCGATGGCGCCGTGGTCATTGCCGCCATCACCTCGTGCACCAACACGTCCAATCCCAGCGTGATGCTCGGCGCCGGCCTCGTGGCGAAGAAGGCGGCTGCCAAGGGCCTCAAGGCGCAGCCGTGGGTGAAGACGTCGATCGGCCCGGGTTCAAAGGTGGTCACCGATTACCTGGAGAAGACCGGCCTGCTGAAGGAGCTGGAAAAGGTCGGCTTCTACATCGTCGGCTACGGTTGCACCACCTGCATCGGCAACTCCGGCCCGCTGCCGGCTGAAATCAGCAGGGGCATCGCCGAAGGCGACCTCGCGGTGGCATCGGTGCTGTCGGGCAACCGCAACTTCGAAGGACGCGTGCATCCCGAAGTGAAGATGAACTACCTCGCGTCGCCGCCGCTGGTGGTTGCCTATGCGCTCGCGGGTACGCTGGACATCGACCTCACGAAGGAGCCTCTGGGCAAGGGCAACGATGGACAGCCGGTGTACCTCAAGGACATCTGGCCGTCCAACCAGGAGATCTCGGACATCGTGGGCAGTGCGCTCAATCCGGAAATGTTCGAGAAGAGCTACTCGGATGTATTCAAGGGCGACACGCGCTGGAACCACATCGCCTCGCCGGACGGCGACGTCTACCAGTGGGACGATTCCACCTACATCAAGAACCCGCCCTACTTCGAAGGCATGAGCAAGGAACCGGGCACGGTGGAAGACATCCACGGCGCGCGCGTGCTGGGCCTGTTCGGCGACTCCATCACCACCGACCACATCTCCCCGGCCGGTTCGATCAAGAAGGACAGCCCGGCGGGCCGCTTCCTGATCAGCAAGGGCGTGGACCCGAAGGACTTCAACTCCTATGGCTCGCGTCGCGGCAATGACGACGTGATGGTGCGCGGCACCTTCGCCAACATCCGCATCAAGAACCTGATGCTGGATGGCGTCGAAGGCGGCTACACGCAGTACGTGCCGTCGGGCGAGCAGATGGCCATCTACGACGCGGCCATGAAGTACAAGGCCGACAAGACGCCGCTGGTGGTCATCGCCGGCAAGGAATACGGCACCGGCTCCTCGCGCGACTGGGCGGCCAAGGGCACCTTGCTGCTGGGTGTGAAGGCGGTGATTGCCGAGAGCTTCGAGCGCATCCACCGCTCCAACCTCGTCGGCATGGGCGTGCTGCCACTGCAGTTCGAAGACGGACAGAACGCGCAGTCGCTGGGCCTGACCGGCAAGGAAACGTTCGACATCGTCGGCCTGGAAGGCGGCGAATCGAAGACCGCGAAGGTCACCGCGACCAGCCCCGGCGGCAGCCAGAAGACCTTCAAGGTGAAGGTGCTGCTGCTCACGCCGAAGGAACGCGAGTTCTTCCGCCACGGCGGCATCCTGCAGTATGTGCTGCGCCAGCTGGCGGGGAAGAAGACCGCGGCCTGAGTCACCGCCTGTTTTGGGTAAGAAGAAAATGCCGCCTACGGGCGGCATTTTCTTTGGATGGGATACCGCGCATTTCCTTTCTCTATTTTGTAGGAGCGCACCCAGTGCGCGACCACAGCCTCACAGCGTCACCGCTCCGTAGGTTTTTCGCGCACTGGGTGCGCTCCTACAGGAGGGCTGGCGCACACGGTTTCGACGCTCCTCTCAAATGTGGGAGCGCACCCTGTGCGCGACCGCAGCCTCACAGCATCACCGCTCCGTAGGCTTTTTGCGCACTGGGTGCGCTCCTACAGGAGGGCTGGTGCACGCAGTTCCACTCTCTTCTCAAATGTAGGAGCGCACCCAGTGCGCGACCACAGCCTCACAGCGTCACCGCTCCATAGGCTTTTCGCGCACTGGGTGCGCTCCTACAGGAGGGCTGGTGCACACGGTTTCGACGCTCCTCCCAAATGTAGGAGCGCACCCTGTGCGCGACCGCAGCCTCACGGCATCACTGCTCCGTAGGTTTTTCGCGCACTGGGTGCGCTCCTACAGGAGGGCTGCTGCGCACAGTTCGGCTGCTTCCAAAAAAAAAAGGCCGGGCTTGATCGCGGTCTAGGCGGACTTCCAGGTGGCCGAATAGCAGCGCCACGCGCGCCCTTCCTTTCGCCACGCTGTTTCCACCTCGTAGACACCGATCTGCGCGGGAAGCAGTTTGCCGCCGCTGGTCAGCGTGACGGTGAAGCGCGCGACGTAGCGGTCGCCTCGCGCCTCGACGCTCACCGGTCCTGTCAACGCGTGGATCGTTTCACCACGGAATGCCGCCGCACGCAGCATGCCGAGCAATTGGCGTCGCTCCAGCTCGCCGTTGTTGCCGGAGAAATCGTCGGTGATGACATCGCCGAGCGCCGACGCGTCCACCTGTTCGGCCGCGTGCTGGGCGGTTTCGATGCCCTGGCGCACCCGACTTTCGTCGGGCGTGCGATGACAGGCTGCGAGACCCAACGCCAGCACTGCGCAAAGCAGTGGATTCATAAGCAGTTTTCGCACGATCGTCCCCCTTGAAGCTCGCTGCGGCGCGGCTTGCCGCTATACGCGAGCGTATGCTCCAATGCCGCGTCGCCATCTTGCCCCAGCCGTGCCACCATCACCAACGGGCCGAACAACGAAGGAGCTTTGGATTCCACATGAGCAATGAGCGTCCGTGGCTGGCCCACTATCCGGAAGGCGTCCCCGCGCAGATCGACACCAACCAGTACGCCTCCGTGGCCGCCGTCGTGGAAGAAGCCTTCGAGCGCTTCCGCCAGCGCCCCGCCTTCGCCAGCTTCGGCAAGCAGCTCAGCTACGGTCAGATCGATGAGTTGAGCCGCCAGTTCGCCGGCTACCTCACCGGGGTGCTCAAGCTCAGCAAGGGCGATCGCATCGCGATCATGATGCCCAACGTATTGCAGTACCCCATCGCCCTGTTCGGCGCCTTGCGCGCAGGCATGGTGGTGGTCAACACCAACCCGATGTACACCGCGCGCGAACTCAAGCACCAGCTCGAGGACGCCGGCGCCAAGGCCATCGTGGTGCTGGACAACTTCGCCGCCACGCTTCAGCAGGTAGTGGCCGAGACCGAAGTGAAGCACGTCATCACCACGGGCATCGGCGACCTGCTCGGCCTCAAGGGCGTCG is from Dyella jiangningensis and encodes:
- a CDS encoding DUF2461 domain-containing protein, translated to MPTAYFTPATFRFLRSLERNNNREWFQAHKDNYERDVREPFLALITDLQAPLKKISAHYRADPRKNGGSLFRIYRDTRFSNDKQPYKPWQGARFFHERRNEVHAPSFYMHLQPGDSFAGGGMWHPESDALKRIREFLADNPEAWKRATRSKTFRDHFEFWGESLSRPPRGFDLNHELIDDIKRKDFACGEGFDEKLACSSELLPWLVETYKRVAPMIDYLCASQELDF
- a CDS encoding LysR family transcriptional regulator produces the protein MISSHLSVVSLRDLMLVQAVHRHGSFNSAARAMHISPSGLSHQVQKVEQALGAPLFERGGRRVVPTAGGQRLLEQIDAVLAAAEHLQQVARAGEVAFGGELRLGVPASLGPYLLPHLIAPFPQHFPGTRLSLSEGKPRGLLRRLNEGELDAVLAPRVTPVSGVAMRPLFFEPWEVMFRADHALAGKRSVSLDQLEAGDATLMTESHCEDILGGGHVQDVSLESLAALVELRGGYALVPALAHDRLASMPNVVLAKLKGQQPGREIALYWREASPWHADLQNFALLLRKLAKQRPGLKLADEAAS
- the acnB gene encoding bifunctional aconitate hydratase 2/2-methylisocitrate dehydratase, which translates into the protein MLTAYRQHVAERAALGIPPLPLSAQQTADLIELLKNPPAGEEAFLVDLITNRVPAGVDDAAKVKASYLAAVAFGTEKSALISREKATELLGTMLGGYNIHPLIELLDDAQVGTVAANALKHTLLMFDAFHDVKELADKGNANAKAVLQSWADAEWFTSRPEVPESLTITVFKVPGETNTDDLSPAPDATTRPDIPLHALAMLKNKRDGAPFQPEEDGKRGPVKFIEDRAKQGHLVAYVGDVVGTGSSRKSATNSVLWFTGEDIPFIPNKRFGGVCLGGKIAPIFYNTMEDAGALPIELDVSRMEMGDVVELRPYEGKALKNGEVIAEFQVKSDVLFDEVRAGGRIPLIIGRGLTAKAREALGLPPSTLFRLPQQPADSGKGFTLAQKMVGRACGLPEGQGVRPGTYCEPKMTSVGSQDTTGPMTRDELKDLACLGFSADLVMQSFCHTAAYPKPVDVKTHQTLPNFISTRGGISLRPGDGVIHSWLNRMLLPDTVGTGGDSHTRFPIGISFPAGSGLVAFAAATGVMPLDMPESVLVRFKGKMQPGVTLRDLVNAIPLYAIKQGMLTVAKQGKKNIFSGRILEIEGLPDLKVEQAFELSDASAERSAAGCTVHLNKEPIIEYLNSNITLLKWMIAQGYQDPRSLQRRIKAMEAWLANPQLLERDADAEYAAVIEIDLADVHEPIVACPNDPDDVKTLSDVAGAKIDEVFIGSCMTNIGHFRAASKLLEGKRDIPVKLWVAPPTKMDQKQLTEEGHYGVFGTAGARTEMPGCSLCMGNQAQVREGATVMSTSTRNFPNRLGKNSNVYLGSAELAAICSRLGRIPTKQEYMADIGVINANGDKIYKYMNFNQIADYQVVADTVTA
- the acnA gene encoding aconitate hydratase AcnA, coding for MLDSFATRDTLTVNGSPYQIASLAKLGQRFDLKTLPFSLKILLENLLRHEDGLNVTAKEIEAVANWDAKAEPDTEIAFMPARVVLQDFTGVPCVVDLAAMRDAVVKLGGDAKQINPLAPAELVIDHSVQVDAYGSESALEKNVEIEFHRNQERYSFLRWGQKAFDNFKVVPPRTGIVHQVNLEHLARVVFTANKDGQQWAYPDTVFGTDSHTTMINGIGVLGWGVGGIEAEAAMLGQPSSMLIPQVVGFKLTGKLSEGVTATDLVLTVTQMLRKLGVVGKFVEFFGSGLKHLALADRATIGNMAPEYGATCGIFPIDQEALNYLRLSGRNEEQIKLVEAYAKAQGMWHDENAVEPRFTTTLELDLADVKPSLAGPKRPQDRVLLEGVQKSFQDAVGPLTANRRPRNTETANFIAEGGSAAIGNPANDITDSGVRVEKDGESFKLGDGAVVIAAITSCTNTSNPSVMLGAGLVAKKAAAKGLKAQPWVKTSIGPGSKVVTDYLEKTGLLKELEKVGFYIVGYGCTTCIGNSGPLPAEISRGIAEGDLAVASVLSGNRNFEGRVHPEVKMNYLASPPLVVAYALAGTLDIDLTKEPLGKGNDGQPVYLKDIWPSNQEISDIVGSALNPEMFEKSYSDVFKGDTRWNHIASPDGDVYQWDDSTYIKNPPYFEGMSKEPGTVEDIHGARVLGLFGDSITTDHISPAGSIKKDSPAGRFLISKGVDPKDFNSYGSRRGNDDVMVRGTFANIRIKNLMLDGVEGGYTQYVPSGEQMAIYDAAMKYKADKTPLVVIAGKEYGTGSSRDWAAKGTLLLGVKAVIAESFERIHRSNLVGMGVLPLQFEDGQNAQSLGLTGKETFDIVGLEGGESKTAKVTATSPGGSQKTFKVKVLLLTPKEREFFRHGGILQYVLRQLAGKKTAA
- a CDS encoding nuclear transport factor 2 family protein; its protein translation is MNPLLCAVLALGLAACHRTPDESRVRQGIETAQHAAEQVDASALGDVITDDFSGNNGELERRQLLGMLRAAAFRGETIHALTGPVSVEARGDRYVARFTVTLTSGGKLLPAQIGVYEVETAWRKEGRAWRCYSATWKSA